TAGAAAAATATTCTTCGCTTCGGACTTACGGATAAAATCGCTCATCTGAGAAGTAGAACCGGAATAGTCCGAACGATCCACCACTTCGGTTTTACATTCCGGATGAGAGATCACCGTAACTCCAGGAAATTGTCTTCTTGTAAGTTCAATGTCTTCTGCAGAATACATTTCATGAACCATACAACTTCCCGGATGGGTGATGATTTTCTTCTGAGTCAGATTTTGAACGTTGGCAGCCAAATAACGATCCGGTAAAAAAATCACGGTATCACTTTCCAGAGATTCTACCACCTGTAAAGCGTTAGCCGATGTACAACAAATATCTGTCTCCGCCTTTACGTCCGCAGTACAATTGACATAAGTTACGACGGGAACACCCGGATATTTTTGTTTTAGATCGATCACGTCTTGTCTAGTGATACTTTCCGCAAGAGAACAACCAGCCTTCAGATCCGCAATGAGAACTTTTTTTTGAGGAGACATCAACTTAGCCGTCTCCGCCATAAAATGAACCCCGTTAAAAAGAATCACGTCCGCATCCGTATCCGCGGCCACTTTACTCAGATAAAGAGAATCGCCGGTAATATCCGAAACACCGTGAAACACATCCGGAGTCATATAATTATGGCCAAGAAGAATCGCGTTCTTTTCTTTTTTTAATTTTTGAATTTCTTGGATCAGCGGAAGTTTCTCTTCCACTTCGTGTTCCATATAAGTGTTTTTAAGAGCTTTTGTAACTTCTTCGAGAGTTTTCATGGATAAGGCCAATAGGTAGTTGTAGTTGAAATCCCATTTAACTTTGGAAAAGAAGAATTCGTTCCCGTGTTACAATTAGACTGGCATTGTCTCCAAAGATTCCCGCTATTTGTAGAACTGGAACGTTTAGCGGTAACATAATCGGATTCGGTTTCAAAAGAACACGAACCGGAGTAATTCAAAAAAAACGTGGAATTACATTGGCTCCAACAGCGCAATAATTCTTCCAGAACTTCTCTATTTTGCATACGAGCCGGTTGAATTCCTTTTTGAAGTCGATCCATTTCTTGATCAGAACATTTTTCGCCGATGGATACGGGAGATTTTAAACATAAATTTTCTTGAGTATAATAATCCGAACAAGCCGGGTTTGAATTCAAAGATAAAATCCAACCCAAAAGTTGTTGATTGATTGTATCCTCTTCTTTTTTAGAAGAGGCGCAATTTAAAAGAATGATAATACAAAATAGAAGAATAAAAACAAATTGTTTGTGCACAGCAAAACCCATCTGAATTCAGTATCTTGTATGAGAAGTGTCTCTTCAATCAAAAAAAGAAAGAACAAAAGATCCATTTTTCAAATCCTAATTTTTCGATTCTAAAATCATTGACATGATTCTTTTTGATTTTTAAATCATCCCTTATTCCCCAAAATCAAACAGGATTGGTGTTACTTTTCATGAGAAAATTATCTTCTCTAATTTCTGTGTTAGTTCTCCTTATGTTCTTAGGAAATTGCGCAGCTACAGTTGATGTAGAATATCCGGTATTCCCGAAAGATAAAGAAGGCCGTGCACTTCAAAAATTCCTCGGAACCATTCGTAACGTAGGTTTGGCTGTAGAAGCTCCTAAAAAAAGTCTTTGGGAAGCGATCTTCGGTGAAGGTTCCAGTTTTATTGATCAGATGCCTTCTAAAGTTTTCGAGGCGTTTGACAAAGAGTCTTATTACAAACTTACCGACT
The nucleotide sequence above comes from Leptospira kirschneri serovar Cynopteri str. 3522 CT. Encoded proteins:
- the nadA gene encoding quinolinate synthase NadA, producing MKTLEEVTKALKNTYMEHEVEEKLPLIQEIQKLKKEKNAILLGHNYMTPDVFHGVSDITGDSLYLSKVAADTDADVILFNGVHFMAETAKLMSPQKKVLIADLKAGCSLAESITRQDVIDLKQKYPGVPVVTYVNCTADVKAETDICCTSANALQVVESLESDTVIFLPDRYLAANVQNLTQKKIITHPGSCMVHEMYSAEDIELTRRQFPGVTVISHPECKTEVVDRSDYSGSTSQMSDFIRKSEAKNIFLITECSMGDNLRSEFPDRHFVSTCQVCPHMKKITLEKIRDSLLYDQYEIHLDLEVIEKGRMSVQRMLDLSFKK